The following nucleotide sequence is from Saimiri boliviensis isolate mSaiBol1 chromosome 6, mSaiBol1.pri, whole genome shotgun sequence.
TCCAGGTGGCTGCCACAGTTGTATTGCAGGAGGGCACAGACTCTCATCCCTTACCCGACCTCAGCCCTCAACTCACTCGGATGGCCAGAGAGTGATCCCAGCCCACCCACAGGGAACATGGTCAGTGGCCAGGCCACTGAGCACCTGCCACCCGACCTTCCCCTGGGTCCCTCATGAACCTGGACGGGAGTGAGGAAGGCCAGATTTCCACATGACAAGCAGGAGGTGTTGCCAGAAAAAGGACTGTGGGGGGATAGATGGCAGATGCCCACGGCAGCCCCAAGAAGGGTGGACAGAGACCCCTCCTCATGGCCCCCTTGGGCCTACAAGTGTCTTACCTGGGCCCTTCTGCCGTGGTAGCTCGTGGCATCTGATGCTCCAGAAACCGCAGCAGGGACaccaccacccccgcccccacttCAGGGAAAAAGACTACAGTGAGGTCTGTTCAGCACTTAACCTCATGCTGGGCGCGGGCTGGTGTCCTTGTGCTTGAGGACAGGTGTGTGTCCTCATTTCACACACAGGGAAATGGAGCTTCAGAGGCCTCAAAGACTGAGCACTtaggcctgtattcccagcactttgggggggctgaggggacggatcacttgaggtaaggagttcgagagaccagcctggccaacacggtgaaaccctgtctgtactaaaaatacaaaaagtagccaggtgtggtggcgcgcacctgtaatccaagctgtttgggaggctgaagcaggaaaacccgggaggtggaggttgcagtgagccaagcaggTACAGGACAGGAGGCGCCTCTCACCGGCTCACTGGCTGTACAGTTGCTCACAGCAGAGGCAGTCGGGCTGGCCCCGGAGTCTGCCCTTCAGAGAggagccgctgcactccagcctgggcgagagagtgagactctgtcttaaaaaaggaCTGAGCTGTCCACCCACAGCTTATCTGAATGGCTGGTCCACAGCCCACGCAGCACCTGCTGCCCGAGGTGCAGAACTAGCCGTGGTTATGCCAGCGTCTCTCCTGCTTTGTGGCGGGGGGAGATGGCCTTTCTTTTGTGAGCCTGTGCTGGTTGTAGGGTGGTATTTTCACGTTTTTTTCTGGCAGAACAAAGCATTGAGAGCATTAAGACCCCTGCACCAGTTTGGTTATAAAAGTTCCAAATCCCACCTCTCCTGAGTTGGTGACAGAGATGTTGCTCTGAAACTGCCGCTGCAGTCTGATTCCAGGTGAATGGGGGCTCTTTGCTCGGCCTCCAGACCCTCCTTCAGCCTCTCGCCTCTGCTGTGAGCTGCAGACCTGGGCCCATCTCTGGGCCTCCTTCACTTGCCTGGCTGCCCTGCGTGTCTGTATGCCCTCACAGGTTGGGGTGGGGAGACCTCTGGAATGCCGGTGTACTGCAGGTGCTCAGGGTGGCGAGTCCTTCCCTTctgggggtgaggaggggcctggtgacTCCTGCGTCTGTTCCTTTGGCTCCTGTGAGTTTCCTGGGTGAGCACATGGTAGCCaaccaggcaggaggcaggaagggCTGGGAGACAGGACCAGGCCCTGCAGGGGCCCTCGGTGCAGAtgggctgcagtgcagaggcTGCCGGCTGAGGCAGGACTGGTGGGAAGTATGGGAAGGTGGGGCCTGGGTTCCTTTTCCTGGCTGAACGTGCAGGCATCTGGAGCCGCAGGATGAGCCTCTGGCTTTAGATGGTGACCAGGATCAGATGGGCAGAGGGATAGCCCCAGCACCAGCCTGGGCCTGCATTTGGAGAGCTTGTCATGTTTTAGGACTGGGAGAGCTCAGCTGGGATGGGAAGGGGGCGTCACCATCCCCTACTCTGGAGGAAGCAGGCTCAAGACAGGAGGCGCCTCTCACCGGCTGTCCAGCTATTTGTGGCAGAGGTAGACAGGCTGGCCTTGCAGTCTGCCCTTCAGAGGGGCCAAGAACTGAACCCCCCTCTGGTGCCTGGGTCTCCCCTCCTGGGCTCCTGACCCAGCCTCTGACTTGGAAGTAGCTGTGTGAGCCTGGCCCCTGTGGCTGGGCCACTAGcacctgtctctctcttcctccacaGGGAGAAGCTGGACTCCTTCCTCCCCGCCCACCTGTGTAAGCGGGGCCAGGGTCTCTTTGCTGCCCTCCGGGGCCGTGGGGCCAGGGCTGGGCCAGGCGAGCAGGGCCTGCTGAACGCCTACCGCCAGGTGCAGGAGGCCAGCGGCGACAGTGGGTGTGAGGCCACCCTGGGCACCCACTACCGCACCTACCTCCTCAAGTGCCACGAGCTGCCATTCTATGGGTAAGAGCCACAGCCCTGGGGCGCCCCCACCCCTTGCAGACTGTCCCTGGGCTTTGGTAGCACAGCTGCCAGTGAGGCCGCCCCTGCCCCTGCTGAGCTGTGTCCCCATGAAGTGGTGTCTTGTCATGAGCACCTCAGGCCCCTCCAACCCAAACTGGGCACCTGccttcctccacttcctcctaTCGGGGGCTGGGACACTTTGGATGGGTTCTCTCCTACCTGGCACAGCAGTCACCTGCTCACTGGCCCAGCCAACCTCACCTTCAGCCAGCTGTCTCTGTCACGAAGTTGGCGTCTAACGAGCAGCTCTGTGCACCTACTGCACGCACCCTCCCTGGCCACTGGAGGTCCCTCTGGGCCAAAGACACCATGCCCCTGCCTGGTGAAGCTGACGTTCTAGTAGAGATGAGAATACGGAGGTTGAGGAGAGCCTGCCGGTAGGCACGGGCAGCAGCTGGGAGACCAgagggtggggtgtggggtgggccCTGTGGTCAGAACAGGTGAGAGGGTCAGATGCAGGACATTCTGAGGGCAGAGTGACGGGATTTACCAGATGAATGTGCAGTGGACGAAGTgaaggaggggaggcagggaggactTGCCTGAGCACCAGGCAGATGGTGTTACCATCAACTGAGCTGGGCGGTGCTGTGGATCGGTGAGGGCAAGTTCAggaatttggttttttgtttttgtttttgagacagggtctcgctctgtcacccaggctggaatgctgtggcacaGTCGtaactcactgcaggctccacttcctgggctcaagtaagcctcctgagtagctgggaccacaggagcgcaccaccatgcctggctaatcttttttttgagacagagtttcactcattgcccaggctggagggcagtggcatgatctcagctcactgcaacctctgcctcccaggttcaagcagttctcctgcctcagcctcccacgtagctgggactacaggcatgtaccaccattcctggctgatttttgtatttttagtagagacagggtttcaccatgttgaccaggctggtctcgaactcctaacctcaggtaatctgcctgccttggcctcccagagtgctgggattacagacgtgagccaccgcaccttgacacacctggctaatttttctatctttttgtagagacagggttctgcctgttggccaggctggtctggaactcctgggctcaagtgaccctcctgcctcggcctcccacagcaccaggattataggtgtgagccactatgcccggctggGAGCTTGCTTGGGACACGTTGATTTTGAGATGCTTGTTAGACGCACCACTGGTGACTTTGGGTGGGCATCTGGTCTCTAGTGCGGTCTGAACTGGAGCTCGTAGTTGGTGACTCCTATGCATATGGAAGGCACTTGAAGCCTGGAGAGATGCTGGGAGGCGAGTGTGCTGGGTGAGGAGGGGCCCTGGAGAAAGGCAGGAGGGCTCCACTGCAGCAGCTCCAAGCACATGTCCCGCTTGTCCTGGTGATGGACGGGCTCCAGTCTGGTGGGCAAGCGTGAGCACAGCCCTGCTGTAAAATGGCATCAAGAAACGGGTCttgccgggcgccatggctcacgcctgtaatcccagcactttgggaggccgaggcgggtggatcacaaggtcaagagaccgagaccatcctggtcaacatggtgaaaccccgtctctactaaaaataaaaaaattagctgggcatggtggcgcgtgcctgtaatcccagctactcatgaggctgaggcaggagaattgcctgaacccaggaggcagaggttgcggtgagccgagatcgcgccattgcactccagcctgggtaacaagagcaaaactccgtctcaaaaaaacacgaaaaacaaaaaaaaaacggatTTTGTAGTGGTTTTGACCCAGGGCGGGGGTGACAGCCCACGTGTGCTAACGGTGATCCAGCAGCAAACGGGCAGCCCTCTCCTGGCTGCTTCGGTTTCCTCAGTGAAATTGGACAGCTGGCCATCAGCTGAGCCTGGGGGGCAGAAGTCTTCcaggggaggctggagtgggacaGCCCCAGGAATTCAAGGTGGCCCATGCTAGTCTCCGGCCCGTCCCGCTGCATAGGGAGAGTCGGTTTAACTTGGGCTCTGGCTCGGTGGGAGGCGAGGGCGAGGATGAGCCCGAGGGACAAGAGCAGGCGAGGCTGCAGGAGGGACAGGCAGCAGCTCTTCTCAGTTTTGACCTCTAGGGCCACTCCCCTCACCTCCTCATGCTTCCCAGGAGGTCCCTGCCGCTGAAAAGTCACCGTCCCGGACAGTGGTCAGCAGGCTTTCCTGCCACCTCCAGCAGCCCTGGTCTCCAGCCCAAGTGCCAAACGCACAGAACTGACTGTGCCCCACACCTGGGGCCACACGCTTCCCTCCAGCTGCAGCACCGCCCTTCTGTGTGCCATCAGGCCCTTCTCCCTCCAGTCGCGCACCACCAGCTCAACTGCTGCCTCCCCACAAAGCCTCCCCTTCGCTTCCGTTTCTCCCTTCCCTGTGATGGGTTTCAGTCACCCAAACAGCAGAAGCTCCGCAGCAGAAGCTTCTGAGGGCCCAGGTTGGAGCCTAGAGCAGCCTCCCTAAGCATTGCTGGTGCCAGCCAGAGGCTGACCCCAGTCCCCTCCCCAGGTGTGCCTTCTTCCATGGCGAGGTTGACAAGCCGGCCCCGGGCTTTTTGCACCGGGGCGGGCGCAAGCCAGTTTCTGTGGCCATCAGTCTGGAAGGCGTGCACGTCATTGACAGCAGAGAGAAGGTACTGCCCCCAGCTCCTCTGGGGTGGAGAGGATGGGAAGGGTGTCCTGACCCAAGCCTTGCTGGTTTCCCTGGGCCTGTGGGGCCTGGGGGCAAGATGGGTGGACTGTCTGGGAGGGACCTTGCCTCCCTCGGACTTCCTGGGTCCTCTTGCCCAGCGTGCTAGGCTGCGGGGTGGCCGGGGCAGGGGAGGCTGCAGCTGGAATTTCCACCCCTGAGTGGAGAGAGGGCAACAGGGCCCACTGCTCTGCCTGGCTGATAGCCAGAGAACCGCCTGGTGCTCCAGAAGACCCTGCAGTGGGCAACCCTCTTGGGCTGACCACATCCTCTTCTCCATGCATTTGTTGGCCAGCCCTGGGTACAGGGCCATATCAGCAGCCAGCCCCATAGGGCAGATTCCCTGTCCCTGGGCAGGAATTCGCTCCTAAGCCAACAGAAGAGTTTTGGCTGCCTTCCGGTTGTCCCAGAAGAgggaccccagcccctcctgccatCTGTGCCCTGGGAGGTGGGGCCCAGCTCAGCCTCAAGCTAGATGCCACCCCCCGACCTCATAGAAGAgactccccttccctcctcccgaCGTGCCTCCCCAGCTGTCAGGAGCTTGGCCTGCTGGTGGGACTGTTGTGGAAGAGGggatctcagcctcctggaccGCAGTCCCAGGAGGCTCTGATGAAAGCTGAGGCTCCTCTCCTTAGAGAAACACACGAAAGAATGTACACTTGGCCTTGGAGAGGCACACGCCCTAGCCAGGTGTCCCCTCCTGGTGGTGCCTGAGTGGGATGGTGCAGGGAGCACGCCTCTGTCCAGGGGTCAAGCCTGGCTCTGCGTTTCCTGCTGGCCAGCACGTTCTGCTGGGCCTGCGCTTCCAGGAGCTGTCGTGGGACCACACCTCCCCTGAGGAGGAGGAGCCCATCTTGTGGCTGGAGTTCGATGGGGAGAGCGAGGGCACGCCTGTCAACAAGCTCCTCAAGATCTACTCCAAGCAGGTAGCATGGCCGGTGCCTGCACACAGGTGGGGAGGCTGCGCCATTGCCCCGGGTCCCAGGCTGGCAGGGAAGGAGGTGAGAAGCTGCCTTGGGCCTGAGAATGAAGGTGGCCTGGGCACGAGGGGTGCCTGCGTCCTGCAGGCCAGGAGCCGCCCTGGGAGGTCAGGAGGCCTGGTCTCAACAAACAGCTGCCGGTGGCGTGGCAGCTGCGGGGGGGTCAGGCAGCTGTTTGTTGAGGGCttgcccagcactttgagacgagCCTTTGTCTTCCCCTCCTGTCCCCAAGGCGGGTGCTGTTGTGACCCTGCTCACAGTCACCTGCGGTGGGCGGGAAGTGTTGGGCCCCTCCAAGcctgtgtttgattttccgctTCATTCAGCGTGTTTTACTCGGCACCGAGCAcctcctccaccccagcctccctcccctgccccttcctctCCCACTCGGGTCACATCAGAGCCCTCCCTGCCACGGGTCCCTTTCAGAACCGTTCCCACCCCCTCCTGCCTGCACCTTGGATCTCTGGACCCTTCATCCCCACACTGCTCTGGCTTCCTTTTGGTGCCCCTTCCCACCTTCACCCCTCTTCACAGCCAGGCCCCACCCCTATGCCACTGCCACCAGCCACTGAAAAgatgttttcaattttgatgaaatccagcttatcaattttggcttttatggtttatgctttttgttttctaagaaatTTTGCCTATCCCATGACCACAAAggttttctcatgttttcttgtAGAAGTTGTATAAATTTAGACCTACCAGCCATCCCAAGTCGATATTTTACATCAGGTGTGATATGCAAGTCAATGTTCATGTTCCTGTttgctggctgggcgtggtggctcacgcctgtaatcccaacactttgggaggccaaggcaggcggatcaaaggtcaggagttcaagaccagcctggccaacatagtgaaaccctgtctctactaaaaatacaaaaaattagccagatgtggtggcaggcacctgtaatcccagctacttgagaggctaaggcaggagaatcacttgaacctgggagtcggaggttgcagtgagccaagatcatgccattgcactccagcccgggcaacagtgcaatacttcatctcagaaaaaagaaaaggcattgaattggctgggcacagtggatcatgcctgtaatcccagcactttggggagccaaggtgggcagatctctttaggccaggaattcaagaccagcctggccaacatggcaaaaccctgtctttaccaaaaatacaaaaaactggctgggtgtggtggcacatgcctgtaatcccagctactacttgggagactgaggcacgagaattgcttgaacccaggaggcagagattgtggtgaaccaggatggcaccactgcactccagcctgggcaacagagtgagactcttgtctcaaaaaaaagacattgaattGCCTTGACATCTTTGTTGAGAATCAATTGGCTGTGCatatgtgggtctgtttctggattctctcttcTAAACCATTGACCTACGTGTGTCTTTGACTAATAATCACCCTATATATTGATTTTTGAACCTTAATAATAAGTCTTGCAACCAGGTAGCGTGATGTCCAgaactttgttcttttcaaaattgtttcagCTATTCCAGTCcctttgcatttccatgtaaGTGTTATAATCAGCTTGATTTCCAACACACTTCCCCACTCCTACCCCCAAAAACAAGGCTGTGTAGGATTTTTACTGAGATTGCATTGATTACTTTGGAGGTAATTGACTgcttaagtcttccaatccatttGTTTCtatatctccatttatttgtctttgatttatttcattaacactttagttttcagcatacaaagCTTGGGCATCTTTTGTTAAGATTTatccctgtttcttttttcttttggtgttacTATAAATGCgactgtttttaatttcaatttccaaTTGATATTTccttatatagaaatacaattgtttctttttttttgttttttgttttttgttgtttttttttttgagacggagtttcgctcttgttacccaggctggagtgcaatggcgcgatctcggctcaccgcaacctccgcctcctgggttcaggcaattctcccgcctcagcctcctgagtagctgggattacaggcacatgccactatgcccagctaattttttgtattttagtagaggcggggtttcaccatgttgaccgggacggtctcgatctcttgacctcgtgatccacccgcctcggcctcccaaagtgctgggattacaggcttgagccaccgcgcccggccttgtttcttttttttttatgaagcaGAGTCGCTCTGTCACaccggctgaagtgcagtggtacagtcatatcACACTGCAtctttgatctcctgggctcaagtgattctcccgagCCAcgagaggtgtgcaccaccatgctgggctaatttgatgtgatttcatttcagtttatttcattcattttttgatttgacaaggtctcaccatgttgcccctgctaatctggaactcctgggctccagtgattctcccaccttgacctcccaaaatgctgggattacaggcatgagccctgtgcctgcctgggatttttttttttttttttttttttttttgagatggagtgtctctctgtcactcaggctggagtacaatggcacaatctcagctcactgcatcctccacctcccaggttcaagcaagtctctcgCCTCAACCTCCACTcaggagctgggattaaaggcgcctgcaaccatgcccagctaatttttgtagttctggtagagtcggggtttcaccatgttgggcaggctggtctagaactcctcacctcaggtaatccacctgcctcagcctctcaaagtgctgagattacaagcgtgagccaccgtgcccggcctggccTGGGACTTTCTATGTGGACCGTCCTGTGGTCTGTGAGTGGTCCAATCCATGTGCCTCTAGCTCGCCTTGCCTGACAGTGCTTCTGACCCGCAGCGTAGGATGGATACGTGTGAGCAGGCACCCCTAACACCCCTGGCCTGAGAGAGAACATTGTTTTTCACTGAATGAGTGTGATTCAGCTGTGGATTCTTCCGAGATGTGCTTCATCAGGTCGAGGAAGCTCCTTTCTGACCCTGGCTTGCTGAGTTTAATCTTGGACGGATGTTCAGCGGAGCTTCCTCTTTTGGCTGCATTTTGACGGCGAACTTCCTGAGCCTCAGAGGCATCTTGCTGTGCAGGAGTTTTTGTTCTAGGGAACTTAGAGGGCTTCCCTGTTATGGTTGCAGCTTGGgactctctgtccccacccactgGCTGCTGTCCCCTCGCCAGCCCACTGCCCTTTGGCTGGTGGCGTCCAGTTGGTGAGCAGAGGAGGGCAGGTGGACTGAGCTTCGGGAGCAGGGAGGGTGGAAAGCCCACCAGGCCTCTGCTCTTCCTTCTGGGGCAGGCAGCCCCTGCTCCCCCAGAGGGTTGTACTTGCCCTGTGGAAAGGCAGGAGCCAGGCCAGTCTCCGCAGGGCCACTCCCAGCGCCTGACCCAGCCCCACAAGTCAGGAGTACAGGTGGGCATTCCTGTCCGAGTGGCCTCACCTTATCTCAGGCCTGCAGCAGTGCGTGGCACGTGGCAAGCACTCAGGAAATACCTGTGTCCTGACTCAGGGGTGCCACCCTCTTGACACCCTCTGTCTGCTACTCCCTCAGATCCTAAGGGCCCTATTCTTGGTGCCCAGCTGTGCCCGCTGGCACCTGGCCCCTGTCAGTGTGCCTCATGCTTCACACTTGTTGAACAGGAGTCACTTTTGAGTAACGTGCTGGCGGGGAGCCGCCTGCCCCTGCCCTGGTGACAGTGACATTGCACcccttcctcctggctgcaggtttTCCTCCCAGCCAGCACCTCCTCCTTTTTGCCCCACTTCCTCCTCTTTGTCCTCTCTGCAGCGCCAGGCCTCCTTCCCCCTGCCTTCCCCACCTGATTCTGCCCATGGAGTCAGCCTTCCTGGGCTGTGCCTTTGGACTAGAATGTTCTTTCCCACCCAATGTCCCAGACCTAGGGACCCCTCATCCACCAGGACTCACCTTCACAGTCACCCAAGCGGGACACCTcccctgtccccccacccccgAGTGGTATGTGTCCCCTCGCCTGCCTCCCCCACCAGAGAGCAGAGCTCATTTCAGCCTCAGCAGCAGCCATGGAAATGGGGCCTGGCCAGGCCTCACACCGGCCCCTCTTCCCCAGGCCGAACTGATGAGCAGCCTCATTGAGTACTGCATTGAACTGAGCCAGGCCGCAGAGCCCGCAGGCCCCCAGGACAGTGCGACTGGCCCGCCCTCAGACCCCGGCTCCTCACCGGCTCCTGTTCAGCGCCCCAAGCTGCGGAGGCAGGGCAGCGTGGTGTGTAGCCGGATCCAGCATCTCTCCACCATTGACTACGTAGAGGATGGTGAGCTGCCCttctgtgcatgtgcacacacaatcACAACCGTACACGCACAGACCAGGGAGTTCCTGAGGGCAGGGCATTGCAGAGCAGCTCCACACTCAGTGTGAGTTGGCCTCCATCTCGGGACCCGGCTGAGAGCAGGGTGAGCCCAGGCCTTGGCCATAGTGCCCTTTCTGTCCCTTGTCACTGCTGCATCGCAGACGCATTCTGCAGCATTGTCCAGAATGTGATCCTGGAAACTACTCACCATCTGTTATTAAAGTGTTGGGTaggctgcgcacagtggctcatgcctgtaatcccagcactttggaaggctgagatgggaggatcacctgagcccagaagggcAAGCCTTTAGTGa
It contains:
- the FRMD8 gene encoding FERM domain-containing protein 8 isoform X1 → MDGTEGSAGQPGPAERSHRSSVSSVGARVADVLVYLADDTVVPLAVENLPSLSAHELHRAVREVLQLPDIALDVFALWLVSPLLEVQLKPKHQPYKLGRQWPELLLRFTSAPDDDVAMDEPFLQFRRNVFFPKRRELQIHNEEILRLLYEEAKGNVLGARYPCDVEDCEALGALVCRLQLGPYQPGQLAACALREKLDSFLPAHLCKRGQGLFAALRGRGARAGPGEQGLLNAYRQVQEASGDSGCEATLGTHYRTYLLKCHELPFYGCAFFHGEVDKPAPGFLHRGGRKPVSVAISLEGVHVIDSREKHVLLGLRFQELSWDHTSPEEEEPILWLEFDGESEGTPVNKLLKIYSKQVAWPVPAHRWGGCAIAPGPRLAGKEVRSCLGPENEGGLGTRGACVLQARSRPGRSGGLVSTNSCRWRGSCGGVRQLFVEGLPSTLRRAFVFPSCPQGGCCCDPAHSHLRWAGSVGPLQACV